A window from Brachyhypopomus gauderio isolate BG-103 chromosome 6, BGAUD_0.2, whole genome shotgun sequence encodes these proteins:
- the LOC143516394 gene encoding cytosolic phospholipase A2 gamma-like encodes MDQNKRAVRLGHSLNEAERQHVSNRRGTVQQCLQKHNIPCSLDEVPNIAVLGSGGGERAMIGLLGSLSQLGEEGLLDCIMYLSGVSGSTWCMSSVYKEPDWSTKMETVKQGVIKKLNSGQVSKSEQYKRLEKMTERDNFSITDIWSALVVSNEVKEINEHVLTEQRGLHTRDPYPIYTVIDKQCSHDKLHKDVWFEITPDECGYSLTGAFVDSTAWGSLFDKGAVTKKQPQIDILSLQGLCSSTLAEGKEFRQWILQELQHFTQTMIFLFLYYQRKKASTTTQAPNKDEAHQVVSNLVELTRCSFMEEDPSVCITKMNDLLKGKQNKDGRDVKLHGTITNEALNKFTLDVCDSFFVWFKDHDIWRVIIKCMMKVAEWDWGTQYNFLYNTKAAEVHPSILKSETRQYEDAGLLLNSPYFSILRKERNVDLIISLDFSAGDPFETADNTAQMCKDLQVFFPTVKRPGNDQEPDDFYVFEDNPTAPTVIHIPLFNAGNCKGEVKKWKDRYWTYQSQYTEEMVSDLLEKAALNIKNTKQKLLKVIEEVIQRKKKH; translated from the exons atggACCAGAACAAAAG GGCTGTGAGACTTGGACACTCTCTGAATGAGGCTGAGAGACAACATGTGTCCAACAGGAGAGGGACTGTTCAACAGTGTCTGCAGAAGCACAATATACCCTGCAGTCTG GACGAGGTGCCCAACATTGCTGTGCTGGGCtctggtggaggggagagagctATGATTGGACTGCTGGGGTCTCTGAGTCAGCTGGGTGAAGAGGGACTGCTGGACTGTATCATGTATCTCAGTGGTGTCTCTGGATCTACATG GTGCATGTCATCAGTGTACAAAGAACCAGACTGGTCCACCAAAATGGAGACGGTGAAACAGGGCGTCATCAAAAAGCTCAACAGTGGCCAAGTCAGCAAATCTGAACAATACAAGAGACTAGAGAAAATGACTGAAAGAGACAACTTCAGTATAACTGACATCTGGTCTGCACTGGTTGTCAGTAATGAAGTAAAAGag ATTAATGAACACGTTCTCACAGAACAGAGGGGTCTGCACACCAGAGACCCTTATCCCATCTATACGGTGATTGACAAACAGTGCAGCCATGATAAACTGCATAAAG atgtttgGTTTGAGATCACCCCAGATGAGTGTGGCTACTCCCTCACTGGAGCCTTTGTGGATTCAACTGCCTGGGGAAGTCTGTTTGATAAAGGAGCAGTGACCAAGAAACAGCCTCAGATTGACATACTGTCCCTACAAG GTCTGTGTAGTAGTACGCTAGCAGAAGGGAAAGAGTTTAGGCAGTGGATCCTACAGGAGCTTCAACACTTCACAC AAACAATgatctttttatttctttactatCAGAGAAAAAAAGCATCAACCACTACACAAGCACCAAATAAGGACGAGGCTCACCAGGTGGTGTCTAACCTTGTGGAGTTGACTCGATGTTCCTTCATGGAAGAAGACCCTTCTGTTTGCATCACCAAGATGAATGATTTACTGAAAG GAAAGCAAAATAAGGATGGCCGTGATGTAAAACTTCATGGGACGATCACAAATGAGGCGTTAAATAAATTCACCCTGGATGTCTGTGATTCTTTCTTTGTTTGGTTCAAAGACCATG ACATTTGGAGAGTCATTATTAAATGCATGATGAAAGTTGCAGAGTGGGACTGGGGAACACAATATAACTTCCTCTACAACACAAAAG CTGCTGAAGTTCACCCCAGCATCCTGAAGTCAGAGACTCGACAATATGAGGATGCTGGACTGTTACTCAACTCTCCCTACTTCTCTATACTGAGAAAGGAACGAAACGTTGACCTCATCATTTCACTTGACTTCAGTGCTGGAGATCCATttgag ACAGCAGACAACACTGCTCAAATGTGtaaagacctgcaggtctttttcCCTACAGTCAAGCGTCCCGGAAATGATCAAGAACCAGACGACTTCTACGTGTTTGAGGACAACCCCACAGCTCCAACGGTCATTCACATCCCCCTGTTTAATGCTGGTAACTGCAAAG GTGAGGTTAAGAAGTGGAAAGACAGATACTGGACCTATCAGTCTCAGTACACTGAAGAAATGGTCAGTGATCTTTTGGAGAAAGCAGCTCTAAACATCAAAAACACAAAGCAGAAACTCCTGAAGGTGATTGAGGAAGTCATTCAAAGAAAGAAGAAACATTAG